The genomic window TCATTTCCTCGTCGTCTTGGCGCCACTGACGGCGCTGCTGGAAATCGTGTGCGCCCTGTGGCCCGCGGCGCGGCGCGGACAACTCGGCTGGCTTACCGGCATCCTCGCCGTCGTGACGATGGTGCTGACGCCGATCACCGCCGATGCCGGCGGATGGCTGTATGACCTGCGGCGCAGCCCCAGCCCGATTCTGCAGCAGCACGCCGAGCTGGGCGACACCATCGTCTATTTCGCCGTTGCGTTATTGGTCGTCGCCGCCGGTCTTTTGGTGCTGGGACGAATCGAGCGGCGGTCCGGATCGCGCGGCCGGGTCGTCAACGCCTCGGTCGCGATCGCCGCCATCGTGGTGGGTGTCGCGACGATGATCCAGATCTACCGGGTCGGCGACGCCGGCGCGCAATCGGTGTGGGGCAACGAGATAGCGCATCTGAAGCAGGCCAATCCCAAGTAGGCCGGGTTGGGGCTACCCTCGAGACATGCTCGCAGCATTTGGATTCGAAACCATGGGTGTGGTCGTGGGGGACATGTTCTTCGTTGACCCGAACCCGAACGAGGGCCAGGAAACCCCGGAACGGGGAGTCCGGCTGGAACTTCGTCTCGTCGATCGGGCCGAGCCGCAGGGGTCCATTTACGCCGGCGTCCCGATCTCCTTCAACCGCCCGGTCTGGCGGGTAGACCTGTTCGGGTCCACCGAGAGCCCGCCGGGGACCCTGGACCGGGCCCATCACCACCCCCGGTTCACGGGCTGGGAACCCGGCCGGCGGAATTTCGTGCCCGAGCTGTCGGCCGACCCGGTGGCGTGGTTGGCGGGGGAGTTGGCCGATCCGGCCGCCGTGCTGGCCAGGGCGGGAGTCGAACCCGACGAGGTCACCGAGGCCGACAAGGCGGGACTCGCCGCGGCGGCCCCGGAGATCGTGGCGGCGGTGCGACGGATGCTCGACGGCGTGCGCGACGGTGAGCTTGCGCCCGCGCCGCCCGAGCCGGTCGCGGCCGCCCGCACCGGCTGGCTCTAAGCCATTTGCGTGCCGGCGGAAGCAGGGTCGCGTAGGGTGAGCGTTAACAACGCGAGGATGGGTGCAGGTGAACAGCCAGGACTGGTACGACGCGCCGCAGATTCATCCGTCGAAGATCGGGGTCGGTGACGTTATCGGCACCGTTCGTCCCACCGCCTCGCGCCTCACCGTGAAACTGATCAGCGGGTCGCAGTCGGCACCGCGCCGGTGGACGTTCTTCACCCGTGATGCCAACGGCCAGCAGCGCACGACGACGTTTGGCGAGGACGACCTAGTTCGCCGGTACGCCAAGGCATCCTGAGGGCGAGAAGTCGGGACGCGGATCCCGTGTCCACAACTGGTCCAACGCCTCTCGGCTCTCATCGTCGGCGGCGCGGCATATCATCAGACGTTGGTCCGTATCTTGAAGGGGGATAAGGACTTCGAAGTCGACGGCGATCGCGCCGACGTCGGGATGTCGCAGGGCCTTGCTTCCCCGGCCGTTGACCGCGACGCTTCCTTCGGCCCACAACCGCGCGAACTCGTCGTCGTGAGACATGAATTCGGCGAACAGGTCGGCCAACGCCTGATCATCCTGATGGGCGGCCCACACGGCGCGCAGGTGAGCAACCCCTTCCCGCACTACGCGATCACGGTCAACGTAGTACTCGCGTATCTGGGGGTGCATCAGGCACAGCCACATCGAGTTGCGTTGCGAGGGGGGCAGGGTGTCGAAATCCACTAATAGCTGGGTTATTTCGCGGTTCCAGGCCAGGATGTCGAAGCGGTGGTTCATCAGCATCGCCGGCAGGGGCGACAGTTCATCGACCAGATCCACCAGTGGCGGGGCCGCAGCGGTGGCGAGCTTGTCCGACCTACGTGGTCGCTGCCCGGTCAGGTCGAATAGGTAGGCGCGTTCGGCGGCGGTCAGGCGCAGCGCCCGCGCTAATGACTCCACCACGTTCGCGGAGGGTCGGAGCCCGCGCGCCTGTTCCAGCCGGACGACGTAGTCGATACTGACCCCGGCCAGTTCGCTGCAAATCGAATGCAACCTGATCGAGCGCACCGGCGAACGGGA from Mycobacterium shigaense includes these protein-coding regions:
- a CDS encoding DUF2231 domain-containing protein, whose protein sequence is MTIIHDLPAHVLFVHFLVVLAPLTALLEIVCALWPAARRGQLGWLTGILAVVTMVLTPITADAGGWLYDLRRSPSPILQQHAELGDTIVYFAVALLVVAAGLLVLGRIERRSGSRGRVVNASVAIAAIVVGVATMIQIYRVGDAGAQSVWGNEIAHLKQANPK
- a CDS encoding helix-turn-helix transcriptional regulator, with the protein product MFVAVRSLRLYLPLSTPPASGAYGITPNPISCAMGIKSRSPVRSIRLHSICSELAGVSIDYVVRLEQARGLRPSANVVESLARALRLTAAERAYLFDLTGQRPRRSDKLATAAAPPLVDLVDELSPLPAMLMNHRFDILAWNREITQLLVDFDTLPPSQRNSMWLCLMHPQIREYYVDRDRVVREGVAHLRAVWAAHQDDQALADLFAEFMSHDDEFARLWAEGSVAVNGRGSKALRHPDVGAIAVDFEVLIPLQDTDQRLMICRAADDESREALDQLWTRDPRPDFSPSGCLGVPAN